The DNA region agtaactcagtaggtcaggcagcatctcaggagagaagcaatggggttcgagacccttcttcatacgctGGGCACACAAGCAAATaagttcactgtgccttgtcacatgtgacagagTATTCCATTCCATGGCCCGGGTGGGGCCGGCCGGACACCCGTGGCCCGAGCACCGTCCGTCCAGCCGGTAGCGGCACTTGCCCGGAGCCGCGGTGACCGATTCAATCGGATTCGGAGCCGGACTCTCGCTCCTCGCCCAGAGGCCGCAGTATCGCCTCGATCGGCCGGAGACGCCCGTCCGCCGACAGGCTGAGCGGCTGAATGATGCGCCCCCTGCGGGACAAACACAGCACGACTGGAAACACGGGCACCCGCGGCCGGCGGAGATTGTCCGGCTGGCGGCTCTTGAGCCAAGCTGGGGGTCGGGCCCcagggagagagttggggggtcCGGAGAGGGGCGGGGTCCCGGGGATGGGGGGGTAACGGGCAAGGCGTCGGCGGGAGGGGTCGGGGTGCCGTGGGAGGGTGGGCAGGTCGGGGTGCCGGGTGGGGTGCCAGGGGGGAAGGGgtgccggggggggaggggacggggtgcCAGGGAGGGGACGGGGTGCCAGAGGTCGGGGTgccggggaagggggatgggacgggggagggggaggtcggGGTGCCGGGGGAGAGGTCGggatgccggggggggggggggctgccttACTCACCTCGCCAGTCGCTCCAAGTCCAGGAAGAGTTTCTGGGCCTCGTGCTGTTTCTGCTCCTCGCTCatgggcggggggagggagcgcccctcGATGCGGCCCGTCACCGGGTTAATGCTGCAACACGGAGCGGCGCTCAGCGTctcaatgaccccccccccaaaaccacCCTCCCCGCACCGATCCCCACCCACAACAAACCTTCACCGACAGCCTCTCAGCGACCTCTCCCAACCAGTGACCCCTCCACTCGAGGTCGCCCCTTAAACCCCTTTCCCCGtctaacccccccaccccacctgacCCATCGCCCCGTCCCCCGGCGGTTCTGCCCCCGCAGCCGCTGCCCGACGACCCCCACTCACTCCGCCCGCGCGTCCCTGAACTCCTCCGTGTCCGAGTCCGTGTCCGAAGAGTAGGCGCCGTCATCGCGCGGGTCCCGGAGCCCCCGGATCGCCAACAGTCCCGCCGCGTTCCCGTAGCCCGTGTACTTGACCAGACGAGGCActgcagaaggggggggggaatgcgggggagggggggtgagagatgcgagggaggggggtgagagatgcGAGGAGGGCAGATGCACGCGGATGGACCGGACCATGCACGACATGCgacgtggaaggggggggggtgggggtcgggacgagaagtggggggtggggggagaattaCCGCTGCCCTAGCACAGCACGAAGGGCCGGATCGGTGGGTTTGGGAGCTGGGAagcgagagggggggggtggggatggaggggtgtcCCGGGTGAGGGGGTCAGGGGACGGAGGTCGGGGGGACTCGCCGCTGTCCTTGTGCACCACGAAGAGCCGGATGAGCGGGGTTGGGAGCTGCCCAGGACGGTTTATGTTGCGGGGAAGGGGCGGGTGGGGTCCCGAGTGAGGGGGGTTCAGGAGGGTTGGGGAGTGGACCCTGGGGTAGTccgagggtagggggggggggtgacgaggGATATCCAGGGTGAGGGGGTAGGGAAcgggttggggggtgagggaaCTCACCGCTGCCCTTGCACAGCACGAAGAGCAGTTCTGCGGCGCGGAGCTTCAGCCCGGTGTCCACGTGGGTCATGAGCCGGACCAGTTTGTTCCGCAGCGAGTTCCCGGTCTCGGGCCGCGTCCGCACCTCGCGCAGCGGCGGCAGCACCTGCTCCGTCCggccagtggtcagtgtgggcggacaCACGCGCGCCCCCGCGACCGCACGCGCGCCCCCGCGACCGCACGCGCGCTCCAGCAATCACATGCACGCTCCCGCCACCACCTGCACGTTCCCGCGCCCACACGCGCGCCCCGTGACCACACCCGTGCTCCAGCCATCACATGCACGCTCCCGCGCCTACATGCGCGCCCCCGCCATCACATGCACGCTCCCGCGCCCACATGCGCGCCTCCGCGACCACAAGCGCGTCCCCGCGACCACACGCATGCTCCAGCCATCACACGCGCGCCCCCGGGTCATCACCTGCACGTTCCCGCGCCACCATGCGCGCCCCCGGGCCATCACCTGCACGTTCCCGCGCCACCATGCGCGACCACACGAGTGCTCCATCCATCACATGCACGCTCCCATGCCCACAAGCGCGCCCCCGCCATCACATGCACGCTCCCGCCACCACATGCGCGCACCGGCAATCACAcgcgctccccccccctctcgcGCCACCACATGCGCGCTCCCGCGACTTCTCGTCGCCGTGCACCCGCCTGCGCGCGCTCCCGGTACCCACCCGCATGCGCAGGAACTTCCTGGTCTCCCGGTGCGCCCGCGCGCTCACGGTCAGCAGCAACAGGACCGGACTGAGCGCCTccggcagccgctgcccctgcACCAGAGGAGTGGAGATGTCGGTGATTCCGGACCCGCACAACACGCCACaggccctcggcccacaatgtccgtgccgcccacgacgccaagttaaactaatcccctctgcctgcatgtgatccatctcCCCCCAACCCTGCCTgtccatgtgcccgtctaaaagcctcttgaacaccactatcgtatctacctccaccactacctcccGCAGCGTATTCCtgtcacccaccgccctctgagtaAAATACctgccccacatctcctttaaactttcccctctcgcctgacAGCTGTGTCCTCTGGATATGGGGGTCGTGGGTCGCGGGGAGGGGTAGCGGGGGGATTGGATCATGGTGGCGGGACACCCTCGCTTCATCTCCCCGCAGGTTGTGGGCCGGGGAACAGCGGGACCGCCGCGGTCGGAGCCTCACCCGGTCCAGCCTGGTGTCGAGGAAGCCGAGCAGCGTCTGCAGCGCGTCCATGTTCAGCCCCAGATACTCGACGGAGCCGGGCGGCACCCGGGCGGGGAGCAGCGCGTCGAGGCAGCGCAGCGGCAAATTCACCAACAGGTTCACGGCGTGGCTGCGGAGCAGAGCGGTCAGAGCGGCCGCGGCCGGGGGGCATGGGGGTCTCTGGCagccgggggtgggggggcatgggGGTGTCTGGCAGCCGGGGGTGGGGggcatgggggtggggggcatgTGGGTGACTGGCGGCCGGGGGTGGGGGGCATGGGGGTGTCTGGCAGCCGGGGGTGGAGGgcatggggatgggggtggggggcatgggggtgggggggcatggAGGTGTCTGGCAGCCGGGGTGGGGGGGCATGGGGGTGTCTGGCGAACGGGGGTAGGGGGCGGGGTGACTGCCAgccgggggtggggggcagcCGGGGGTGGGGGGCATGGGGGTGTCTGGCAGCCGGGGGTGGGGGGCATGTCGGTGTCTGGCAGCCGGGGGTGGGGGCATGGGGGTGTCGGCGGGACGAGGGAGGCGCAGTTTCTGGGCGGGGGGGGGATTTGTCTATAGCGGCGGACAGGAGTGGTCGTTTCCGTGCGGCGGGGGTGTTTGGCGGGAGGGGGACAGTTTCCGGCCCGGGTGAGGCAAGAGAGGGCAGTTTCCGCGTGGGGGGGGCGGGACATTTCTCGGGCGGCCCCGCCCACTCACCTCTGCAGCTCCTCGGTTCGCTCCTCTCCCTCGGCGGCGGTCAGCAGGCAGTGCCGCAGGATGGCCGCCAGGTGTCGGTAATGAGCCGCGTCCTCCTGCGGTCAGGTGGCCGGAATCAGTTGCCGCAGTGGGCTGCTGactactgggggggggggtcccaccacgacccccccccccccctgctcccttCCCCGTCCCCCACACTCCCTCGGGTCCGACTCGGCCCGCTCCGAaaaagtcacagagagaacgcagggaagcagtcccttcggcccagcagGTCGGTAGTGaccacactctcccctccctacaTTCCCCTCACGCCGGGATCACCGTGACCGGTTAACCCCAGTTGCCATTTGCTCTCGCTTTCGCACAGTCCCGGTGCCATCAGCGAACATTAGTGACTAAGATCGAGTGTGTGGTGAACCGGCCCGGACCGGCCCCTGTAGCGTCGTCACATTGGCGAAGCacacattgaccattgaccacccTGGTCCCCGCTGACGGGCCCTGGGTCCCGCCCACTCCTCCCATGGTCATCTCTTAAAGCAAATAGACCTTGGCCTCCGTCACCGCTCTCGACAGGTGTGGCCACTTTCAGCGACGTAGCCCTGGACCGCGAGCATCCATTGGATGTTAACGTCAACTCTTTACCATCCCCTCTCCGCCCGAGTGCGCCGGCACCTCCCCGCACTGccgcggggggaggggaagaagggaaggggtggtgcggagaggaggggtggagaggggtaggttcgggagggggggagaggggtaggttagggagggagggaggtcacCTCGCGCCGCTCACCTCGTCCACCTGCCTCCTGTTCAAGTCGACGGTGATGTTGAAGAGTATTTTGAGGATCTCCATGGCGCGTTCGGCGGGTTGGCGAGCGAGTGTCGGCTGTTCGGGCCCCGGCGCCGCCGCCGCGTCCAGGCCGAGTGTGCGCTGCAGGAGGTCGGTGAGCAGCCGGAGCCCGCGGAGCTCCAGGCCGAGGCGCCGCCGCTCGTCCAGTCGCAGCGCCGTCAGCAGGAAGAGCAGACGGAGCTGCAGGAAGCTGGCGCCGGGGTCGGGGCTGATCTGCCGGGCCCGGCGGCACAGACCGAGCGTCAGGCCGCTGTCGGCgcacggcgcccgggcctcgggGCAGCTCAGCACCAGGTTACACAGAACCTTCAGCGCTTCCCGCTCCACCCCGGGCTCGGGGTCTCCGGgcccttccctctccatcccgggCCCCTCCCGCTCCACCCCGGGCCCCTCCCAGGAACCCTGTCGCTCCACCCCGGGCTCGGGGTCTCCGGGCCCTTCCCTCTCCATCCAGGGCCCCTCCCGCTCCACCCCGGGCCCCTCCCAGGAACCCTGTCGCTCCACCCCGGGCTCAGGCTCGCCGGGTCCCTCCCGCTCCACCCCGGGCCCCTGTAACTCCACCCCGGGCCCCACCCGGGAACCCTGTCGCTCCACCTCGGGCTCCGGCCGCTCATCTTCGGTCTCAGGCACCACTGGTCCCGCCCGCTCCGCCCCGGGACAGCGCCAATACTCCTCGCCCCCCTGTCGCTCAGCCCCGAGCTCCAGCCAATCCGCGCCACCGTCGATGCCCGCGGCCCGGGCCAGAGTCCGCAAGGCCCCCGCGCTGGAAAGCGGCCGCAGGCTGTGTCTGTCCCGGGACAGGATGCGCAGGCAGCCGAGGCAGGCCAGCCGGCAGGACGGCTGTGGGTCCCGATCCAGGAGGCCGAGCACCAGCGCTGCCAGTCGCTGCAGGGAAACACAGACCGGTCAGCAGCTCACGACCGCCccgccctccctcctttcccccctccacatcccttcccccctccacatcccttccccctcaacatcccttccccctcaacatccctcccaatccccctccacattcctccccCTCCACATCTCTCCTGCGGACAGACGTGAATGTCCACCAGTGTCCGGCGGCGGCCCCGTCACGCTGATCAGAACCTCGGGCTGGTTCACGGGTGAGACTAGATTAGACGAAACAAGAcgatagactagactagactgccCCTCGTCTGGCCCGGTGGAGGCAATGATAAAAGCGGGTTGACCTCAGGACCTCCGCCCTTGGAGTGGGGTCTGACTCCAGCGGCCGGAGGGTCCCCCTGTGACCCCTGACCTCCGTTTGACCCTTGCACCGTGGGCCCTCATTGGATCACGTGCTGTAGGGACCAAGGCGATCGGTATCGCGACCCGAAccatcgtctgcccattccctccacagatgccgttcctccctctcccatcaggcaaaaggtacagaagtgtgaaagtgcacacctccagatcgagggacagtttcttcccgactgttatcaggcaactgaaccatcctaccaaaacCAGAggtcagtgctgaactactatctacctctttgatgtccctcggactatccttgatcggactttgctggctttaccttgcactaaacgctattcccgctCCAGATTCCGGTCTCTATATCTCCCCACCCCCGCTTTCCCCACTCCCTTTGCCCGGCCTCTCCCCGATTCCAAGCCGAATCCACCCCGTCCCACCCGCCCCGACCCCGACCAAGGAGGATACGGTGGGTGAGGATACAGGAGTGTACACGACAGGGTGAGGATACACGGGTATACACAGTGGGGTGAGGATACAGAGGTATACACAGTGGGGTGAGGATACAGAGGTATACACGGTGGGGTGAGGATACAGAGGTATACACAGTGGGGTGAGGATAAAGAGGTAGACACAGTGGGGTGAGGATACAGAGGTATACACGACAGGGTGAGGATACAGGGGTATACACGGTGGGACGGCGAGTGTGTGGCCACGGGCTCTGTGATAAATGTAACGGTCACGTTtctcacagctgccccctacCGCAGCAACGCTGCAGACCCCGGGGGAACGACAACAACGCGAGCGGCAGGGCGCGCCCCGGAGACCGGGTTGATTCCAAGGTCGTTGAGAAGAAAAGTATTCCCCACAGACGTGTCAGAGCAAAACAAACCGTCGCCCATCGCGGACGAGATGCTTCAGAGCAAAGACTTTCACCAAATACCCCCTTCCCGCCGCTTAGACCTGCGCCAACACGGCGCCTATGTGGTGCGGAGTCCGGGGAGGTGTTGATCCGCTTTACGCGCGGTGGGACTGCATCCGCGTGTCTGTATCAACGCCTCTGACACACAGTGACCGCATCGGGATCCAGATGCGGCCCCGGGCAACGCGCTCCAGGTCCCAAACCCGCTCCGTGTAAATCACTCGCCCCTTCCATCCACTCCTCTCATCTTAGCCCCGCGCCCGCTTGGGGTAAATAGGGTGAAGGTTACAATGGGGGAAAGATGTCGACTGTCGtgctggggcctgtttccacactgtatcactcaatctaTGACGGTCCTTCCTTCTATCGGGTCACTCAGCCTCCTGGTCAAAACCGCCCATCTGATCCAATCCCAGTCCATGACTCCATCCCGGCAACGTCTCGGCCAATCTCTGCACGCTCGCCAGCGCTCACACCTCCCggccccgaccccaaacgtcgcctgtccactccctccacagatgctgcctgacccgttgagttcctccaagttTGCTCGACATTGTAGCAACTGCAGTGTCCTGTGTCCAGGCCCATCCGACAGAGTGGCGACAGAACTGCACACGGTGTGGCGAGTGTGGA from Rhinoraja longicauda isolate Sanriku21f chromosome 18, sRhiLon1.1, whole genome shotgun sequence includes:
- the LOC144602380 gene encoding chaperone Ric-8A-like, whose translation is MELNAALERLESGDQARALPALQRFISENSQCFLFDVEGREQRRRLAALVLGLLDRDPQPSCRLACLGCLRILSRDRHSLRPLSSAGALRTLARAAGIDGGADWLELGAERQGGEEYWRCPGAERAGPVVPETEDERPEPEVERQGSRVGPGVELQGPGVEREGPGEPEPGVERQGSWEGPGVEREGPGVEREALKVLCNLVLSCPEARAPCADSGLTLGLCRRARQISPDPGASFLQLRLLFLLTALRLDERRRLGLELRGLRLLTDLLQRTLGLDAAAAPGPEQPTLARQPAERAMEILKILFNITVDLNRRQVDEEDAAHYRHLAAILRHCLLTAAEGEERTEELQSHAVNLLVNLPLRCLDALLPARVPPGSVEYLGLNMDALQTLLGFLDTRLDRGQRLPEALSPVLLLLTVSARAHRETRKFLRMRVLPPLREVRTRPETGNSLRNKLVRLMTHVDTGLKLRAAELLFVLCKGSVPRLVKYTGYGNAAGLLAIRGLRDPRDDGAYSSDTDSDTEEFRDARADINPVTGRIEGRSLPPPMSEEQKQHEAQKLFLDLERLARGRIIQPLSLSADGRLRPIEAILRPLGEERESGSESD